A portion of the Bacteroides faecium genome contains these proteins:
- a CDS encoding heparinase II/III domain-containing protein: MRTIKFLLLYILLSLCGGIEANAQLKHLDKAADFGEHPRLLLFDSDIQQIKGNIEKNQLWKKIDDVIQSESRKLFEVDAVKRIKTGRRLLAVSREALRRIFYLSYSYRITSDEQFKARAEKEMLAIADFEDWNPSHFLDVAEMTLAMAIGYDWLYHDLSESSRTKIKDAIIKKGIDTSFSTDNNSWLSSGHNWNQVCNAGMAYGAIAVYEDMPEIAKVVVDRAVSSIALPMKGYAPDGAYPEGFTYWSYGTSFNVLFLSAVEKLFHTDFGLSSMEGFLPSAYFIENMITPSKESFNYGDSGDATSLNPTLFWFADKMHDSTVLWSQYHYLTKKKGSSFAKNRILPALMIWGKNIDLEHILPPSRNLWVGQGVTPVGSMRTSWTDPDAIFVGLKTGRAGANHSHMDIGSFIMEADGVRWAIDLGPQDYTSLETVGIDLWNRKQNSQRWDVYRYNNFSHNTLAFDHKKQNVNGYTRIDSYGDSAGFMHLVSDLSNAYKSQVKSCNRGIAVVDNRFVVVQDEIETLDKPTELTWTMVTRAAVRKLNDCTLELTEKGKKMIFKVESNQKIKLRSVPAKSSNSYDEPNDGVTLIGFETSIPALAQARYCVKLIPRNTKAKYKITPLKEWK; encoded by the coding sequence ATGAGAACAATCAAATTTCTATTATTATACATACTTCTATCCCTCTGTGGGGGGATAGAAGCCAATGCCCAATTGAAGCATTTGGATAAGGCGGCAGATTTCGGAGAGCATCCCCGGTTATTGCTGTTCGACAGTGATATTCAGCAAATAAAAGGTAATATTGAAAAGAATCAGCTATGGAAAAAGATAGATGATGTGATTCAGTCGGAATCCCGGAAACTGTTTGAAGTCGATGCTGTGAAGCGGATAAAGACAGGGCGCAGGCTTTTGGCAGTCTCGCGCGAAGCTTTGCGACGGATTTTCTATCTCTCTTATTCCTACCGCATCACTTCGGACGAGCAGTTTAAAGCAAGGGCGGAAAAGGAGATGCTTGCCATTGCTGATTTTGAAGACTGGAACCCTTCCCACTTTTTAGATGTGGCGGAAATGACTCTGGCTATGGCAATTGGTTACGACTGGCTATACCATGATTTGTCGGAGTCGTCGAGGACTAAAATCAAAGATGCCATTATCAAGAAAGGGATAGACACTTCTTTCAGTACAGACAATAATAGTTGGCTTTCTTCCGGTCATAACTGGAATCAAGTGTGCAACGCCGGAATGGCGTATGGTGCCATAGCGGTTTATGAAGACATGCCGGAGATTGCAAAAGTAGTTGTGGACAGGGCTGTTTCCTCTATTGCCTTGCCGATGAAAGGATATGCGCCGGACGGTGCCTATCCTGAAGGATTTACCTACTGGTCTTACGGCACCAGTTTCAATGTACTCTTCCTGTCTGCTGTCGAAAAGCTCTTTCATACGGACTTCGGACTGTCTTCAATGGAAGGTTTCCTGCCTTCCGCTTATTTCATAGAGAATATGATTACTCCTTCAAAGGAGAGCTTCAATTATGGTGACAGTGGAGATGCCACCTCTTTGAATCCTACCCTTTTCTGGTTTGCGGACAAGATGCATGATTCGACTGTTTTGTGGAGCCAGTACCACTATCTCACAAAAAAGAAAGGCAGCTCATTCGCTAAGAACAGAATCCTGCCGGCATTGATGATATGGGGAAAAAATATCGACTTGGAACATATTCTTCCGCCATCCCGCAACTTATGGGTTGGCCAGGGCGTGACTCCGGTAGGCTCTATGAGAACTTCCTGGACTGACCCCGATGCCATATTTGTAGGTCTTAAGACCGGACGTGCCGGAGCCAACCATTCCCATATGGATATAGGTTCATTCATTATGGAAGCGGACGGCGTACGTTGGGCGATTGACCTCGGGCCGCAGGACTATACATCTTTGGAAACCGTAGGAATTGACTTGTGGAACAGAAAGCAGAACTCACAGAGATGGGATGTTTACCGGTACAATAATTTCTCGCACAACACATTGGCGTTTGACCATAAGAAGCAGAATGTGAACGGTTATACCCGTATTGACAGTTACGGAGACTCTGCCGGCTTCATGCATCTTGTTTCAGACTTGTCGAATGCCTATAAGAGTCAGGTGAAATCGTGCAACAGAGGAATTGCCGTTGTTGATAATCGTTTTGTCGTAGTGCAGGATGAAATCGAAACACTGGACAAACCGACGGAACTGACCTGGACGATGGTTACCAGAGCCGCTGTCAGAAAACTCAATGATTGTACTTTGGAACTAACCGAGAAAGGTAAGAAAATGATATTCAAAGTAGAGTCCAATCAGAAGATAAAGTTGAGAAGTGTTCCTGCCAAGTCTTCCAACTCCTATGATGAACCTAATGACGGCGTAACTCTGATTGGTTTTGAAACTTCGATTCCTGCCTTGGCACAAGCCAGATATTGCGTGAAACTGATTCCCCGGAATACAAAAGCGAAGTATAAAATAACTCCGTTGAAAGAGTGGAAGTAA
- the cysK gene encoding cysteine synthase A, whose protein sequence is MEKIARKLTDLVGNTPLLELNNYNKSNGLKARLVVKLEYFNPAGSVKDRVALAMIEDAEVKGVLQPGATIIEPTSGNTGVGLAFVAAAKGYKLILTMPDTMSVERRNLLKALGAELVLTPGADGMKGAIAKAEELKAATPGSVILQQFENPANPATHLRTTGLEIWRDTEGKVDIFVAGVGTGGTVSGVGEALKMRDPSIKIVAVEPSDSPVLSGGKPGPHKIQGIGAGFVPKNYKASIVDEVIQVQNDDAIRTSRELAKQEGLLVGISSGAAVYAAAELAKRPENEGKMIVALLPDTGERYLSTILYAFEEYPL, encoded by the coding sequence ATGGAAAAGATAGCAAGAAAATTGACGGATTTGGTAGGTAATACCCCGTTGTTGGAACTCAACAATTATAATAAGAGTAATGGTCTGAAAGCTCGTCTGGTAGTGAAGCTCGAATACTTTAATCCGGCGGGGAGTGTAAAAGACCGTGTGGCGTTGGCAATGATTGAAGATGCCGAAGTGAAAGGTGTTTTGCAGCCGGGAGCTACCATTATCGAGCCTACCAGTGGGAATACCGGTGTAGGACTGGCTTTCGTAGCTGCTGCCAAGGGATATAAGTTAATATTGACGATGCCCGACACAATGAGCGTCGAACGGCGTAATCTTCTGAAAGCTTTGGGGGCGGAACTGGTTCTGACGCCCGGTGCGGACGGAATGAAAGGAGCCATAGCCAAAGCGGAAGAGTTGAAAGCAGCCACTCCGGGTTCTGTTATCTTGCAGCAGTTTGAGAATCCTGCTAACCCCGCCACGCATTTACGCACAACCGGCCTGGAAATATGGAGAGATACCGAGGGGAAAGTCGATATCTTTGTGGCTGGAGTAGGTACTGGCGGGACAGTTAGCGGTGTAGGCGAAGCACTGAAGATGCGCGACCCGAGTATAAAGATAGTGGCGGTGGAACCATCCGATTCTCCTGTATTGTCCGGTGGAAAGCCCGGCCCGCACAAGATTCAGGGAATCGGCGCCGGTTTTGTTCCTAAGAATTATAAGGCTTCCATTGTGGATGAAGTCATCCAGGTACAAAATGATGACGCCATTCGTACGAGCCGTGAGTTGGCAAAGCAGGAAGGTTTGTTAGTAGGCATCTCTTCGGGAGCTGCCGTATATGCTGCTGCAGAACTTGCGAAGCGTCCCGAAAATGAAGGGAAGATGATTGTGGCATTACTGCCTGATACGGGAGAACGTTATTTGTCTACCATCTTGTACGCTTTTGAGGAATATCCCTTGTAA
- a CDS encoding DUF4466 family protein, translating into MKKISWFSLYLLLYAVAVAFCSSCSDDESPLRNDLLRKDVGPVLVGNTLEFAYAIGSTDGTPIKAVEVTASFPGAEGTGIAMNSRYTNPDNGEEEEVRIATETSTEGTVSKAYIVDTVAATIRYFYVVPEAARGSKIKFHFRSITGTGEATVQSPEYTVSNVEIFKNLSLSSGERNCFSLETMQSYSVTQVEEMGIAGKIDFIYTYKPTMGSGWSFAHGLVSPSNEKGYLYPVEIPSGATNRTLMEKRYWPDGQLKTSGVPTIYVDEIDLRQAALDGVTAHAYELGQYQGVLIKSHDGKYIAYLYINETSSNLKRMSFAIKRLTLK; encoded by the coding sequence ATGAAAAAGATAAGTTGGTTTTCGCTGTATTTACTGCTCTATGCTGTTGCAGTAGCGTTCTGTTCATCTTGTTCTGATGATGAAAGTCCTTTGCGAAATGACCTTTTACGGAAAGATGTGGGACCGGTTCTGGTAGGAAATACATTGGAATTTGCCTACGCAATAGGTTCTACGGATGGCACTCCGATAAAAGCAGTGGAGGTTACAGCGTCTTTCCCGGGTGCCGAAGGAACCGGGATTGCCATGAATAGCAGATACACCAATCCGGATAACGGTGAAGAAGAGGAAGTGCGTATTGCTACGGAGACAAGCACGGAAGGAACTGTTTCCAAAGCCTATATTGTCGATACGGTTGCTGCGACTATACGTTATTTCTATGTTGTGCCCGAAGCTGCCCGGGGTAGTAAGATAAAATTCCATTTCCGCAGTATTACCGGAACAGGTGAAGCTACTGTCCAGTCTCCTGAATATACAGTGAGCAATGTGGAAATCTTTAAGAATCTGTCATTGTCGTCCGGAGAGAGAAACTGTTTCTCTTTGGAGACGATGCAGTCTTACTCCGTGACTCAGGTAGAAGAAATGGGTATTGCCGGCAAGATTGATTTTATCTATACTTACAAGCCGACAATGGGGTCCGGATGGTCGTTTGCCCACGGGCTGGTATCTCCATCCAATGAGAAAGGATATTTGTATCCTGTTGAAATTCCGTCGGGAGCAACCAACCGCACTTTAATGGAAAAAAGGTATTGGCCTGACGGTCAACTGAAGACCAGTGGAGTGCCTACTATCTATGTCGATGAGATAGATTTGCGCCAGGCTGCATTGGACGGAGTGACCGCACATGCTTACGAGTTAGGACAATACCAGGGAGTCTTGATAAAGAGTCATGACGGGAAGTATATCGCCTATTTGTATATCAACGAGACAAGCAGTAATCTGAAACGTATGAGTTTTGCGATAAAGCGTTTAACTTTAAAATAG
- a CDS encoding alginate lyase family protein translates to MNKIIRYWAFLLLLFAAVSCDSSDDMKDIIISSKEEVKPQVVKVFSHPGILFTYEDMARIKKQAFYYAKPWKLGYELLKGDANVNYVVQGPYAEVERTEGVNSTAAGAMSGDSQMAYHCALMWVITEEQRYADKAIEILNAWSGTLKAFTGGDDMLMSAWYGFNLINAAEILRYTDAGWKEEDIARAEKMFKDVFYELIKDWKRGRAGNWDTAITKMHLAVGVFLDDKEIFDRAITFYTSTTEGSNGTLQNNIYETGQNFESGRDQTHAQYGIGGLAESCEVAWKQGLDLYGSMDNRLLKGFEYMAKYNLGNDDVPFQGNVYGSSISATDRGKLQPIYEMVYNHYYNRKGLPESELEYTRQVVEKVRGQGGESWNAQCLGLGTLLFNEGE, encoded by the coding sequence ATGAATAAGATTATTAGATATTGGGCATTTCTATTATTGCTTTTCGCAGCGGTAAGTTGTGATTCATCCGATGATATGAAGGATATTATCATTTCTTCGAAAGAGGAAGTGAAGCCGCAAGTGGTCAAGGTTTTCTCGCATCCGGGCATCCTGTTCACTTATGAGGATATGGCAAGGATAAAGAAACAGGCTTTTTATTATGCAAAACCCTGGAAACTGGGTTATGAACTGCTGAAAGGCGATGCGAACGTAAATTATGTGGTACAGGGACCTTATGCGGAAGTGGAAAGGACGGAAGGGGTGAACAGTACTGCTGCGGGAGCGATGAGCGGTGATTCGCAGATGGCATACCACTGTGCTTTGATGTGGGTTATCACGGAAGAACAGCGTTATGCAGACAAGGCGATTGAGATATTGAATGCCTGGTCGGGCACATTGAAGGCTTTCACCGGCGGAGATGATATGTTGATGTCGGCATGGTATGGTTTCAATCTGATAAATGCAGCCGAAATACTTCGTTATACGGATGCAGGATGGAAAGAAGAAGATATAGCGCGGGCGGAAAAGATGTTTAAAGATGTCTTTTACGAGCTGATTAAAGACTGGAAACGCGGACGTGCGGGAAACTGGGATACTGCGATTACCAAAATGCATCTGGCAGTCGGCGTATTTTTGGATGATAAGGAGATTTTCGACAGGGCAATAACTTTCTATACTTCAACAACCGAAGGCAGCAACGGTACATTGCAGAATAATATCTATGAAACCGGACAGAATTTTGAAAGCGGCAGGGACCAGACACATGCCCAATACGGAATAGGCGGACTGGCAGAATCCTGTGAAGTGGCATGGAAGCAGGGGCTTGATTTGTATGGAAGCATGGACAACCGCTTGTTGAAAGGTTTTGAATATATGGCGAAATACAATCTGGGCAATGACGATGTCCCTTTCCAGGGAAATGTGTACGGAAGTTCTATCTCGGCTACGGACAGGGGAAAACTCCAACCTATCTACGAGATGGTGTACAATCATTATTATAACAGGAAAGGTCTTCCGGAATCGGAACTGGAATATACCCGCCAAGTGGTGGAGAAAGTACGCGGGCAAGGTGGCGAGAGCTGGAACGCGCAATGTCTGGGGTTAGGAACGCTTTTATTTAATGAAGGTGAGTAA
- a CDS encoding RagB/SusD family nutrient uptake outer membrane protein, translating into MKRHINSILLLVVLLVQASCINNLLDYPATTKISADTFWETTEDAEKGVNAVYNAMRNAFGLFYRLDCYPNADLVYFQNANSQSITSDYWNKCYASINRANNAIVQLRRMQSEAVTEKDLNLLKRYEGEVRFIRALHYALMIDLYGDVQYLDHVPTQEEAYSIARTPITQVRDFIMEDYDYAISVLPDSYESSDDQGRATKVAAYAFKGKLELFWACWKKNGRPEVDNFQQSESEAKEYYEKAIGNFKEVMKPAYNLQLFKDGAPGEYVNPNYLQLFTLENEKCSEVIFSIQYGGPNIGQGEEFVKIFGNRSVLNGWANMQPTNYLVNLYQSTKTGDYVEPVVLNKNQNLTNGSANPKTYEGRDYRMRGTIVWNGQKMRTITPDGMTIGDSVPFMFGNKNGYLDYNDSRTGYMFRKFVRQYAGYSRSNGPQDFYLMRLPDVWLMYCEAMNELYGPSDELFTLIDKIRGRGKLPALNREKFKTKETFFGAVKQERAVEFVAEGQRFFDLRRWRLAEKVWDYPNGRELRSTLNDFIQDQYKNATDRTFPRYYIYNIPEDERVLNPNLTQNKPWL; encoded by the coding sequence ATGAAAAGACATATCAATAGTATATTATTACTGGTCGTTTTATTAGTACAGGCTAGTTGCATTAATAATTTGCTTGACTATCCGGCTACAACAAAAATTAGTGCGGACACTTTTTGGGAAACGACCGAAGATGCGGAGAAAGGGGTGAACGCTGTTTATAACGCAATGAGGAATGCATTCGGACTGTTTTATAGGTTGGATTGTTATCCTAATGCAGACCTCGTTTATTTTCAGAATGCGAACAGCCAGTCGATAACTTCCGATTATTGGAATAAGTGTTATGCTTCTATCAACAGGGCAAATAATGCCATTGTGCAGCTACGCAGGATGCAGTCGGAAGCGGTTACGGAAAAAGACTTGAACCTGCTGAAACGATACGAGGGAGAAGTACGATTTATCAGGGCTCTTCATTATGCGCTTATGATTGACTTATACGGAGATGTCCAGTACCTGGACCATGTACCCACGCAGGAAGAAGCGTATAGCATTGCAAGAACGCCGATTACTCAAGTCAGGGATTTTATAATGGAAGATTATGATTATGCTATATCAGTACTTCCCGATTCTTACGAATCGAGTGACGACCAGGGACGGGCAACTAAAGTTGCGGCTTATGCATTCAAGGGAAAACTGGAACTGTTTTGGGCTTGCTGGAAGAAAAACGGGCGTCCTGAAGTGGATAACTTCCAGCAAAGCGAGTCGGAAGCGAAAGAATATTATGAGAAAGCTATCGGTAATTTTAAAGAGGTGATGAAACCTGCCTATAATCTCCAACTGTTTAAGGACGGTGCTCCCGGAGAATATGTAAATCCGAACTATCTCCAACTCTTTACACTGGAAAATGAAAAATGCTCGGAAGTCATTTTCTCCATCCAGTATGGCGGGCCTAATATCGGACAAGGTGAAGAATTCGTCAAAATCTTCGGAAACCGGAGCGTCCTGAACGGATGGGCAAATATGCAACCGACAAATTACCTGGTGAACCTGTATCAGAGTACCAAAACCGGTGATTATGTTGAACCGGTCGTTCTGAATAAGAACCAAAACCTGACCAATGGTTCGGCTAATCCTAAAACATACGAAGGGCGTGATTACCGCATGCGGGGCACTATCGTTTGGAACGGACAGAAAATGCGTACAATCACTCCCGACGGAATGACGATTGGGGACAGCGTGCCTTTTATGTTCGGTAATAAGAATGGCTACCTGGATTATAATGATAGCAGGACGGGATATATGTTCCGCAAATTCGTGAGACAATATGCCGGCTATTCCAGGTCTAACGGTCCGCAGGATTTCTATCTGATGCGTTTGCCGGATGTCTGGCTGATGTATTGCGAAGCGATGAACGAACTTTATGGACCGTCGGACGAACTGTTCACCCTCATTGACAAAATCAGGGGAAGAGGAAAGCTCCCGGCTTTGAACCGTGAAAAGTTCAAGACCAAGGAGACATTCTTTGGTGCTGTCAAGCAGGAGAGAGCCGTTGAGTTTGTGGCCGAAGGGCAGCGTTTCTTTGACCTGCGGAGATGGCGGCTTGCGGAAAAAGTCTGGGACTATCCGAACGGCAGGGAATTGCGCAGCACATTGAATGACTTTATTCAAGACCAATATAAGAATGCGACAGACCGTACATTCCCCAGGTATTATATCTATAATATCCCTGAAGATGAGCGTGTGTTGAATCCTAATCTGACTCAGAATAAACCATGGTTGTAA
- a CDS encoding glycoside hydrolase family 88 protein has protein sequence MKMRNSRFAFYSLILLLLAGCTGTDSKKQFIGENMNYACEQTRYMLESLGDTNGRYPRSTKKDGSLSTTDIYGWTSGFFPGTLWFLYEFTNDSCWKEKAVEWTLPLEPNRTNTKDHDVGFMMYNSFGKGFALTKNESYRDILVQTANSLMTRYNPNVHSIQSWERGKSHHDTIIWQFPVIIDNMMNLELLFWAARETGDKKYYDVAVTHANTTIKNHLREDFSCYHVVDYDTITGEVRDRATAQGYADNSAWARGQAWGIYGFTMVYRETGDSKYLSVAQKMADFFLHNPSLPEDKVPLWDFNAGQDGYTKKWKFDETKIGYIPRDASAAAIAASALFELYQYTKNPEYYDSAVTMIHSLASEQYRAVPGSNAGFLLMHSTGSLPHGKEIDVPLVYADYYFLEALLRYQKIGKES, from the coding sequence ATGAAAATGAGAAATAGCAGATTCGCTTTTTATAGCTTGATATTGCTTTTACTGGCGGGTTGTACGGGCACAGATAGTAAAAAGCAATTTATCGGGGAAAATATGAACTATGCATGTGAACAAACCCGCTATATGCTGGAGTCTTTGGGTGATACGAACGGGCGGTATCCCAGGAGTACGAAAAAAGACGGCAGTTTGTCTACGACGGATATTTACGGATGGACAAGCGGATTTTTTCCGGGCACTTTGTGGTTCTTATACGAGTTCACCAATGATAGCTGTTGGAAAGAGAAGGCAGTGGAATGGACATTGCCTCTTGAACCGAACCGAACTAATACGAAAGACCATGATGTCGGTTTTATGATGTACAATAGCTTTGGCAAAGGCTTTGCCTTGACAAAGAATGAGAGTTACAGGGACATTCTGGTACAGACGGCGAATTCATTGATGACACGGTATAATCCGAACGTCCATTCCATCCAGTCATGGGAAAGGGGCAAATCGCATCATGACACGATAATCTGGCAATTTCCTGTGATTATTGACAATATGATGAATCTTGAGTTGCTCTTTTGGGCAGCCAGGGAAACTGGGGACAAAAAGTATTATGATGTAGCTGTCACACATGCCAACACAACTATCAAGAATCATCTCCGTGAGGATTTCAGTTGTTACCATGTAGTCGATTATGACACCATAACGGGCGAAGTCAGGGACCGTGCCACTGCCCAGGGATATGCCGACAATTCGGCTTGGGCGAGAGGGCAGGCGTGGGGAATCTATGGCTTTACAATGGTATATCGGGAAACCGGAGACTCAAAGTATTTGTCCGTTGCACAGAAGATGGCTGATTTCTTCTTGCATAACCCTTCCTTGCCGGAAGACAAAGTTCCTTTGTGGGATTTTAATGCGGGACAAGACGGATATACAAAGAAATGGAAATTTGATGAGACAAAGATAGGCTATATTCCAAGGGATGCCTCTGCTGCCGCTATTGCCGCCTCTGCCCTTTTTGAGCTATATCAATATACGAAGAATCCGGAATATTATGATTCGGCTGTTACGATGATTCATAGTTTGGCGTCAGAGCAGTACAGGGCAGTACCGGGGAGTAATGCAGGTTTTTTATTAATGCATTCTACGGGTAGTCTGCCGCATGGAAAAGAGATAGATGTTCCTTTAGTCTATGCCGATTATTACTTCTTGGAAGCTTTACTGCGTTATCAGAAAATCGGTAAAGAGTCTTAG